In Candidatus Eremiobacteraceae bacterium, the sequence TGCCCGGTGCGCTGCTCGTATGCTTGCAAGTCCGCGTCCAGCGCCGTTCGGGCTTGCGCTGAAAGAAAGCCGCTCTGATCCGTGACCCAGCGCGCGGGGACCGGCGGCGCAGGCGATGCCGCGCGCACAGCGGGCGCACCGCCGCACAACGCGAGGACGGCGCACAGCGCGAAGCATGTCCGGACGAAGGCAGACCTCACGCGTTAGAATGTCACCTTCGGTGCATTCTCTGCTCCGCTTTGCGCTTGGAAGTACGGCTTCTCTGCGAATCGCGACCCGAAGAAGTTGGCGAAGAAGACCGTTGGGAAGCTCTGCCGCGTGGTGTTGAACGCTTGCGCCGCCTCGTTGTACCGCATGCGCTCGACGGCGATCCGGTTCTCAGTGCCCTCCAATTGCGCTTGCAGCGTCAAGAAGTTCTCGTTGGCCTTAAGATCCGGATAACGCTCGACGGTGACGAGCAAACGCGAAAGTGCAGACGTCAACCCATCCTGCGCTTGCTGGAACTGCGCGAAGGCGCGCGGATCGCTCGTGATGCCGGCAGTGCCGCCGGCTGTGACCTGCCCGACCTTCGAGCGCGCTTCGGCCACGGCGATATACGTGCTCTTCTCGAAGTTCGCCACACCCTTGACGGTGGCCACGAGATTCGGTATCAGATCTGCCCGCCGCTGGTAGACGTTTTCGACCTGGCCCCATTGCGCTTGTGTCGCCTGATCCAGCGTGACAAGGTTGTTGTACGCTCCGGCGGCGCCGCCCGCAGTGATGAGCGCCACGATAAGAATGACCAAGCCGCATCCCAGCGCGGTTTTATTCGCCACCGGCTAACCCTCCGATAAGTAATCCATAAGAATTAGATAGCGCTTCGTTATCCCCAGGTCGTAATGCGCCCTGCGGCGAAATTCGCGCCGCTTCGTGATCATAGAGCATTAGACGGCCTCCGCCATCCGCGCCGGCCTCCGAAAGGACTTCCAACAGCGATGAAAATCACCGTCACCTCCGGCAAGCCGGAGGCGGTAAGCGCCGACGCCCTTGTCTTGAGCCTTCACTCCGACGACGATCTTCCGGCAGCGGCGCGCTCGATCGACAAGAGCCTGAGCGGCGTCATCACCGACCTTCGCCGTTCGAACGAGTTCAAAGGACGGCGCGGCGAAGAGACCGTGATTCCGATCTCGGGTGGTCTCCCTGCAAAGCGACTGATCCTTGTGGGGCTCGGCCCTCAGGCAGATTTCGCGCCCTCAGCGTTGACCGCTGCTGTTGGCGGCGCCGTGCGCGCCGCGGCCCGGCGTGGACTCTCGTCGATCGCATTTGCACTGCCTGACCTCAAAGCGGCTGATCTAGAAGCAGCCGGAGAACTTGCGGCCGAAGGCGCCGTCATGGCGACGTTTGATCCAGCTTCGTACCGAAGCAAGCGCGAGACGCGCACGGATGCCGTGAAATCCCTCACGCTCGTCGCCACGAAGGCCGGCGCGGTGCGAGCGCTCAAGTCGGGCGTGAACCGCGGTGTCATCCTAGGCGATGCAGCAAATATCGCGCGCCGTCTCGTCAACACGCCATCGAACGACATGACGCCGACGGAGATGGCTAAGCGCGCGAAAGAGATCGCCAAAGAGTTCGGCCTGAAGTTCCACGTGCTCGAACGCGCCGACATGAAGAAACTGGGTATGGGTTCCATGCTCTCGGTCGCAGCCGGCAGCGAGGAGCCGCCCAAGATGATCGCCATGGAATATCGAGGAGATAAGAAGAGCAAAGACGTGCTTGGCT encodes:
- a CDS encoding leucyl aminopeptidase, with product MKITVTSGKPEAVSADALVLSLHSDDDLPAAARSIDKSLSGVITDLRRSNEFKGRRGEETVIPISGGLPAKRLILVGLGPQADFAPSALTAAVGGAVRAAARRGLSSIAFALPDLKAADLEAAGELAAEGAVMATFDPASYRSKRETRTDAVKSLTLVATKAGAVRALKSGVNRGVILGDAANIARRLVNTPSNDMTPTEMAKRAKEIAKEFGLKFHVLERADMKKLGMGSMLSVAAGSEEPPKMIAMEYRGDKKSKDVLGFVGKGITFDTGGISLKPAQDMDAMKGDMAGGATVIGAMAAIAQLKPKVNVVAVICATENMPSGKATKPGDVVRAMNGKSIEVINTDAEGRLVLADGLCYARKLGATRLLDIATLTGAVVVALGNTTTGVLSNDRAFVDAFHAAADRYDERYWELPLYPEYADLIRSPIADMKNSGGRPAGTIFGAMFIKEFVDDRPWIHLDIAGTSTTDKDQGHLAKGPTGVALRPLVRLAELLPSRRLNGKADEKAHARFRRS
- a CDS encoding LemA family protein, with the translated sequence MANKTALGCGLVILIVALITAGGAAGAYNNLVTLDQATQAQWGQVENVYQRRADLIPNLVATVKGVANFEKSTYIAVAEARSKVGQVTAGGTAGITSDPRAFAQFQQAQDGLTSALSRLLVTVERYPDLKANENFLTLQAQLEGTENRIAVERMRYNEAAQAFNTTRQSFPTVFFANFFGSRFAEKPYFQAQSGAENAPKVTF